One Alistipes sp. ZOR0009 genomic region harbors:
- a CDS encoding phage tail protein: protein MEAFLGEIRLFPYNRIPSADGWMPCNGQQLTIQQYQALYSLISNQFGGDTRTYFNLPNLNGRVLLGYGRSPISGNA, encoded by the coding sequence TTTAGGTGAAATAAGGCTATTCCCATACAACAGAATACCATCAGCCGATGGCTGGATGCCTTGCAACGGCCAGCAGTTAACCATTCAGCAATACCAAGCTCTCTACTCACTCATATCCAATCAATTTGGAGGCGATACCAGAACATACTTCAACCTTCCCAATCTAAACGGAAGAGTGCTACTTGGATATGGAAGATCTCCCATATCTGGAAACGCC